In Methanosarcina barkeri MS, a single window of DNA contains:
- a CDS encoding cyclophilin-like fold protein, which translates to MKIIPEYNGIKWMLICFGVILLAILVIGCAEQNNMNQIAIGNQSEDEQDEASQEEEETKMKISIQANGETTIYELNDGKAAKELYEQLPLTINVEDYSNNEKIFYPPKKLDTTNTPMANAQFGTLAYYALWGDVVMFYDKFGSAGGLYELGNVISGGEHIKNMSGTIQIKKV; encoded by the coding sequence ATGAAAATTATTCCCGAATATAATGGAATAAAATGGATGTTAATTTGTTTTGGAGTAATTTTACTGGCAATTTTAGTGATAGGATGTGCTGAACAAAATAACATGAATCAAATAGCCATTGGCAATCAATCAGAAGATGAACAAGATGAAGCCAGTCAAGAAGAGGAGGAGACAAAAATGAAAATCAGTATTCAAGCAAATGGAGAAACAACGATTTATGAACTCAATGATGGTAAAGCTGCAAAAGAACTCTATGAACAATTGCCCTTAACGATTAATGTTGAAGATTACAGCAATAATGAAAAGATATTTTATCCACCCAAAAAACTCGATACAACTAACACACCTATGGCAAATGCACAGTTTGGAACACTTGCATATTATGCGCTATGGGGAGACGTAGTAATGTTTTATGATAAGTTCGGCTCTGCAGGCGGTTTATATGAGTTAGGAAATGTCATATCAGGCGGCGAGCATATCAAAAACATGTCAGGCACGATACAGATCAAGAAAGTGTAA
- a CDS encoding alpha/beta hydrolase, translating to MSGNMESKNESSMRTFELSEKVTVEKVSYKNRYGITVVADMYLSKDIDKSKKYPAIVIGTPYGGVKEQGAGIYAQNMAERGFVAIAFDESFNGESSGEPRHVSSPDIFVEDFSAGVDFLGTRPFVDRNRIGAIGICGSGGFSITAAQVDPRIKAVATASMYDISSMIRDGFGKTMTDEQRAQTLVQLGEQRWKDFENGTPEVPVGFPSKPADSIPEGLDPISSEFFEYYGMERGHHPNAGAAFTITSSMSFMNFPLMNYIDNISPRPILFIIGENAHSRYFSEGAYERAAEPKELYIVPGARHIDLYDRTDMIPFDKLESFFAKYLGYKK from the coding sequence ATGTCGGGAAATATGGAATCTAAAAATGAATCAAGTATGAGAACTTTTGAGCTCAGTGAAAAGGTAACTGTAGAAAAAGTATCCTATAAAAACAGGTACGGAATTACCGTTGTAGCAGACATGTACCTGTCAAAGGACATAGATAAGTCTAAAAAATACCCAGCAATTGTCATAGGAACACCTTATGGTGGTGTAAAAGAGCAAGGTGCTGGTATTTACGCACAGAATATGGCAGAACGAGGATTTGTTGCCATTGCGTTCGATGAATCTTTTAATGGCGAAAGCAGTGGTGAACCAAGGCATGTCTCTTCTCCAGATATATTTGTTGAAGATTTTAGTGCAGGAGTAGACTTTTTGGGAACACGTCCTTTCGTGGACAGGAACAGGATCGGCGCTATTGGTATCTGTGGAAGTGGTGGATTTTCAATTACTGCAGCTCAAGTTGATCCACGTATCAAGGCAGTTGCTACTGCAAGTATGTATGATATAAGTAGTATGATAAGAGACGGATTTGGAAAAACAATGACTGATGAACAGCGTGCCCAAACTTTAGTTCAGTTGGGCGAGCAACGATGGAAAGACTTTGAGAATGGTACTCCAGAAGTGCCTGTGGGTTTCCCAAGTAAACCCGCTGATTCAATTCCAGAAGGATTAGATCCAATTTCAAGTGAATTTTTTGAATACTACGGAATGGAGCGTGGACATCATCCTAATGCAGGAGCTGCATTCACTATTACAAGTAGCATGTCATTCATGAACTTCCCTTTGATGAACTATATTGATAACATTTCACCACGACCAATTTTGTTCATCATCGGTGAAAATGCTCACTCTAGATATTTTAGTGAAGGTGCCTATGAAAGGGCTGCTGAACCCAAAGAACTCTACATAGTTCCGGGAGCAAGACATATTGATCTGTACGACAGGACCGACATGATCCCATTTGACAAATTGGAATCATTCTTTGCAAAATATCTAGGTTACAAAAAATGA
- a CDS encoding aldo/keto reductase — MLYRKMPKNGDELSILGFGCMRLPVKEDGSIDEERATRQVRYAIDQGVNYVDTAWPYHMEQSEPFLGRALADGYREKVKLATKLPSWLIESREDMDKFLNAQLNKLKTDHIDYYLIHSLVGNLWDNIEKLGVADFLDKAKADGRIINAGFSFHGSGEDFNRIVDAYDWDFCQIQYNFLDEKNQAGTRGLEYAASKGLGVIIMEPLRGGNLTNPVPSAVKEIWNEAPTKRTAAEWALRWVWNHPEVTVVLSGMNEETHIEENLKVAGEAYPNSLTETELQLIQKVERKYRELMKVGCTGCRYCMPCPSGVNIPLCFELYNKLYMSNNPDDVKFFYAAQLSGAISVGETGFASQCVQCGQCLEKCPQHIDIPMMLESVVEELEGSDLEERVDMAKQMFKKQT, encoded by the coding sequence ATGTTATACAGAAAAATGCCTAAAAACGGGGACGAGCTTTCGATACTTGGATTCGGATGCATGCGCCTTCCAGTGAAAGAAGACGGTAGTATAGACGAAGAAAGAGCAACCAGGCAGGTACGCTATGCAATCGACCAAGGAGTAAATTATGTTGATACTGCCTGGCCTTATCACATGGAACAGAGCGAGCCTTTCTTAGGTCGTGCTCTTGCCGATGGATACCGTGAAAAAGTGAAACTCGCAACAAAACTTCCTTCATGGCTTATAGAGAGCCGAGAAGATATGGATAAGTTCCTGAATGCTCAGCTGAATAAACTCAAAACAGACCATATTGACTATTACCTTATCCATTCTCTTGTTGGCAACCTGTGGGACAATATTGAAAAGCTTGGTGTAGCTGATTTCCTTGACAAAGCCAAAGCTGATGGCCGAATAATTAACGCAGGTTTTTCTTTCCATGGCTCGGGAGAGGATTTCAACCGGATAGTGGATGCCTATGACTGGGACTTTTGTCAGATCCAGTATAACTTTCTGGACGAAAAGAATCAGGCAGGCACCAGGGGTTTGGAATATGCAGCTTCAAAAGGCCTTGGAGTAATCATTATGGAACCCCTACGTGGAGGAAACCTCACAAATCCAGTACCCTCTGCTGTAAAAGAGATATGGAATGAAGCCCCTACGAAAAGGACAGCTGCAGAATGGGCTCTTCGATGGGTATGGAATCATCCCGAAGTCACGGTTGTCCTCTCCGGAATGAATGAGGAAACACATATTGAAGAGAACCTTAAGGTGGCAGGCGAGGCTTACCCGAATTCCCTGACAGAAACCGAACTGCAGCTAATACAGAAAGTGGAGCGGAAGTACCGCGAACTGATGAAAGTAGGCTGTACAGGCTGCAGATACTGTATGCCCTGTCCATCAGGGGTGAATATCCCACTCTGTTTTGAATTGTACAACAAACTCTACATGTCCAACAATCCAGACGATGTAAAGTTCTTCTATGCTGCACAGTTGAGTGGTGCCATATCCGTTGGAGAAACCGGATTTGCATCCCAGTGCGTACAATGTGGGCAGTGCCTTGAAAAATGTCCCCAGCACATTGATATACCAATGATGCTTGAATCCGTTGTCGAAGAACTTGAAGGATCTGACCTGGAGGAGAGAGTTGATATGGCAAAGCAGATGTTCAAGAAACAAACTTAA
- the larB gene encoding nickel pincer cofactor biosynthesis protein LarB, with the protein MDLTDILKAVKDGKMDLETAEKQARGLGFVSYMDIAKLDSHRKSRTGVIEAILADCKDPDDVVEIARVMVAESKRALITRVSPGHLEALKQAFDHDKLEWNSRARTVVIHDGTPAPRTGGVVGFVSAGTADIPAAEEARVVASEMGCETVAVYDVGVAGIHRLIPALDKLKARMPGAIVVAAGREGTLPTIVSGLVDVPVIGLPVSTGYGAGGGGKAALLAMLQSCSTLAVVNIDAGFVAGAYAARIANMIAAAYTHGKEDRAEQTRE; encoded by the coding sequence ATGGATCTTACTGACATACTTAAGGCTGTTAAAGACGGAAAAATGGATCTTGAGACTGCGGAGAAGCAGGCTCGAGGCCTGGGGTTTGTCTCCTATATGGATATAGCAAAACTTGATTCTCACAGAAAAAGCAGAACAGGAGTAATCGAGGCTATTCTTGCCGATTGTAAAGATCCTGACGACGTGGTAGAAATTGCAAGGGTCATGGTTGCTGAGAGCAAAAGAGCTCTTATTACACGGGTCTCACCAGGACATCTTGAAGCCTTAAAGCAGGCCTTTGACCATGATAAACTGGAGTGGAACAGCAGGGCTCGTACAGTTGTTATCCATGACGGCACGCCAGCTCCTAGGACAGGGGGAGTCGTAGGGTTCGTTTCAGCAGGCACGGCAGATATCCCGGCTGCGGAAGAAGCCAGGGTTGTAGCTTCAGAAATGGGTTGTGAGACGGTTGCGGTTTATGATGTGGGAGTTGCGGGAATCCACAGGCTTATCCCGGCGCTGGATAAACTGAAAGCCAGGATGCCAGGAGCAATAGTCGTTGCAGCCGGGAGGGAAGGAACGCTTCCCACAATAGTCTCGGGATTAGTTGATGTGCCTGTAATAGGGCTTCCGGTTTCGACAGGCTACGGAGCAGGTGGAGGAGGAAAAGCTGCCCTACTGGCAATGCTCCAATCCTGTTCCACACTTGCAGTTGTGAATATTGATGCAGGCTTTGTTGCGGGGGCATATGCTGCAAGGATTGCAAATATGATTGCGGCTGCTTATACCCATGGCAAAGAAGATAGGGCAGAGCAGACAAGAGAGTAA
- the larC gene encoding nickel pincer cofactor biosynthesis protein LarC, which produces MKALVFNPFSGAAGDMILGCTLDLGADRKTVKELIEASVNVSVDIKEIVKQGIKALDVRINVPEKESVRTYPEILDVVKAAKLPSSVEASALDIFSKLAEAEASVHGQPDLEKLHFHEVGQSDALADIIGSSAAIHSLNCDSVYCTPINVGSGTIECAHGVLPVPAPATLEILRKGKFYFRGGIDQKELLTPTGAAILAHFARPLEAFPQGRVVSIGYGAGDSELAGPNVLQGMVCELDSCLIPDMIEVLETNADDVSGEVLGNLFEELLAMGARDVAILPATMKKGRPAHVIKVIAKPEDTAKLARKIIIETGSLGVRVIPTRHRLMAARRIELVKFEVEGQIYESAVKIARDSEGMLLNISAEFEDCKKIAKKSGIPVKEVMRKAEEAARKLFS; this is translated from the coding sequence ATGAAAGCACTTGTATTCAACCCTTTTTCAGGGGCAGCAGGAGATATGATCCTTGGATGCACTCTCGATCTCGGGGCTGACCGAAAAACGGTTAAAGAACTGATAGAAGCTTCTGTCAACGTATCCGTAGATATAAAAGAAATCGTGAAACAGGGGATAAAGGCCCTGGATGTCCGGATTAACGTGCCTGAAAAAGAGTCAGTCCGTACATATCCGGAAATTCTGGACGTGGTAAAAGCCGCAAAACTGCCTTCCAGTGTGGAAGCAAGTGCTCTTGATATCTTCTCGAAGCTGGCTGAAGCCGAAGCTTCAGTTCATGGACAGCCTGACCTTGAGAAGCTTCACTTCCATGAGGTTGGGCAGAGTGATGCCCTTGCTGATATAATCGGTTCTTCGGCAGCGATCCATTCCCTTAACTGCGATTCCGTTTACTGCACTCCTATAAATGTAGGCAGTGGAACAATCGAATGCGCACATGGAGTTTTGCCTGTGCCAGCGCCTGCAACCCTTGAGATTCTCAGGAAAGGAAAATTCTATTTCAGGGGAGGAATTGATCAAAAGGAGCTTCTGACTCCTACAGGAGCTGCTATTCTTGCCCATTTTGCAAGACCTCTGGAAGCTTTTCCTCAGGGCAGGGTAGTTTCAATTGGTTATGGGGCTGGGGATTCCGAGCTTGCCGGTCCTAATGTGCTTCAGGGAATGGTATGCGAACTTGATTCCTGCCTGATTCCGGATATGATTGAGGTACTCGAAACGAATGCTGACGACGTGAGTGGAGAAGTACTGGGTAACCTGTTCGAGGAGTTACTTGCTATGGGAGCAAGGGATGTTGCAATCCTCCCGGCAACAATGAAAAAAGGCCGTCCTGCTCATGTTATTAAGGTCATTGCAAAACCTGAAGACACTGCAAAGCTTGCCAGGAAAATCATTATCGAAACAGGATCCCTTGGAGTAAGAGTTATCCCTACCAGGCACAGGTTGATGGCTGCCAGACGAATAGAATTGGTTAAGTTTGAGGTCGAAGGGCAGATATATGAATCTGCGGTCAAGATTGCCAGGGATTCTGAGGGAATGCTGCTCAATATTTCTGCCGAGTTTGAGGATTGCAAAAAAATCGCAAAAAAGAGCGGCATCCCTGTAAAAGAAGTTATGAGAAAGGCAGAGGAAGCTGCAAGAAAGCTTTTTTCCTGA
- the asd gene encoding aspartate-semialdehyde dehydrogenase: MVSIKAGILGATGAVGQRFVEALSNHPWFEITALAASERSAGKTYKKAAGWRLDTAMPESVENLEVVPVDPKAVDADVVFSALPADLALKVEPEFAKAGFAVASNASSYRMEKDIPLVIPEVNPEHLGLLEVQQDARGWDGYIITNPNCSTIVMTVTLKPLMQFGLETIQVATMQAISGAGFSGVAAMAIYDNIIPYIGNEEKKMETETLKLLGEFNGSEIVPADMRVSASCNRVPVIDGHTEAIWAGMRDKPTPEEVRKAFLKFDPRLKELPSEPAKPLIVRDEIDRPQPRLDRNMGKGMSVSVGRIREGIRYIAMGHNTIRGAAGASVLNAELLHSMGKL, encoded by the coding sequence ATGGTATCAATTAAAGCAGGTATTTTAGGCGCCACAGGCGCTGTCGGGCAGAGATTTGTAGAAGCACTTTCAAACCACCCCTGGTTTGAGATTACAGCCCTTGCAGCATCCGAGAGAAGCGCCGGCAAAACATACAAAAAAGCTGCAGGCTGGAGGTTAGATACAGCTATGCCGGAAAGCGTTGAAAATCTCGAAGTTGTTCCTGTAGATCCAAAAGCCGTAGATGCGGACGTGGTGTTTTCGGCACTTCCTGCAGACCTTGCCCTGAAAGTGGAACCCGAATTTGCAAAAGCCGGGTTTGCAGTAGCAAGCAATGCCTCATCCTACAGAATGGAAAAGGACATTCCCCTTGTGATTCCTGAGGTAAATCCAGAGCACCTCGGGCTTCTCGAAGTCCAGCAGGATGCAAGAGGATGGGACGGATATATCATTACAAACCCCAATTGTTCCACTATTGTCATGACCGTTACCTTAAAGCCTCTTATGCAGTTTGGACTTGAAACCATACAGGTAGCCACAATGCAGGCGATATCAGGGGCAGGTTTTTCCGGAGTTGCCGCAATGGCAATTTATGACAATATAATCCCATACATAGGAAACGAAGAAAAGAAGATGGAAACTGAAACTTTAAAGCTCCTTGGAGAGTTCAACGGCTCTGAAATCGTGCCTGCAGATATGAGAGTCAGTGCGTCCTGCAACAGAGTCCCTGTAATAGATGGGCATACCGAAGCCATCTGGGCCGGAATGAGGGATAAACCGACGCCTGAAGAAGTAAGGAAAGCTTTCCTGAAATTTGACCCCAGGCTGAAAGAACTTCCTTCCGAGCCGGCAAAACCTTTAATTGTAAGAGATGAAATTGACAGGCCTCAGCCGCGCCTTGACCGCAACATGGGCAAAGGCATGAGTGTCTCAGTAGGCCGTATAAGAGAAGGAATCCGCTACATCGCAATGGGACATAACACCATCCGTGGAGCAGCCGGGGCAAGTGTGCTGAATGCGGAACTCCTGCATTCAATGGGCAAACTTTAA
- a CDS encoding IS701 family transposase — MDINPPKCTDIDYINFLIAASNVFSCTEAARCYPDIANAPSHDAFTRCLQRQPPDTEALWEEVKSYVKLKGGYLIVDDSTLDKPYAEEIAFVRRMWSGKHHRTVKGIGLVTLVWTDGTTVIPIDFRIYNIDVDDKTKNDHFRDMLDKAEERGFNPKFVLFDTWYASVKNLKAIRQKEWHFLTRLKNNRLVNPDNKGNVPLETVDIPPKGRVVHLKAYGFVKVFRIVSKNGDTQHWVTDVQEMDEAKREDLAKKSWKIEEYHRGIKQFCGVEKCQARKEESQRAHIMFSLRAFLRLELQRIKSGISWFESAMKIRRVAVTEYLRNPQYTLN, encoded by the coding sequence ATGGACATAAATCCACCTAAGTGTACCGACATTGACTACATTAATTTTCTCATTGCGGCTTCTAACGTTTTTAGCTGTACTGAAGCTGCTAGATGTTATCCAGACATAGCTAATGCTCCTTCTCATGATGCTTTTACTCGTTGCCTTCAAAGGCAACCTCCAGACACGGAAGCACTATGGGAGGAAGTAAAAAGTTATGTCAAGCTTAAGGGAGGATACCTAATTGTTGATGATTCAACATTAGATAAACCATACGCAGAAGAAATTGCTTTTGTTCGTCGTATGTGGAGTGGAAAACATCATCGTACTGTAAAGGGAATAGGCCTGGTTACCTTAGTTTGGACTGACGGTACAACCGTTATACCTATCGATTTTCGAATTTATAACATCGATGTAGACGACAAAACAAAGAATGACCATTTCCGTGATATGCTTGACAAGGCCGAAGAACGTGGTTTTAATCCCAAATTCGTTTTATTTGATACATGGTATGCAAGTGTGAAAAACCTTAAAGCCATTAGACAGAAAGAGTGGCATTTCCTTACAAGATTGAAAAATAATCGTTTGGTAAATCCTGACAACAAGGGAAATGTGCCACTTGAAACAGTAGATATTCCTCCAAAAGGACGTGTGGTTCACCTCAAAGCATATGGATTTGTAAAGGTGTTTAGGATAGTTTCAAAAAATGGAGACACGCAACACTGGGTTACAGATGTGCAAGAGATGGATGAAGCAAAACGTGAAGATTTGGCAAAGAAGTCATGGAAAATTGAGGAATATCATAGGGGAATAAAACAGTTCTGTGGTGTCGAAAAATGTCAGGCAAGAAAGGAAGAATCACAAAGAGCACATATAATGTTCTCATTAAGAGCTTTTCTTAGACTGGAATTACAAAGAATCAAAAGTGGAATATCCTGGTTTGAAAGTGCTATGAAAATTAGAAGAGTGGCAGTGACAGAATACTTAAGGAATCCCCAATACACGTTAAATTAA
- a CDS encoding 4Fe-4S binding protein, which produces MPATVNADECSGCGTCVDECPNDAITLDEEKGIAVVDNDECVECGACEEACPNQAIKVEE; this is translated from the coding sequence ATGCCAGCAACAGTTAATGCAGATGAATGTTCCGGCTGTGGAACCTGTGTCGATGAATGCCCCAATGATGCAATTACTCTTGATGAAGAGAAGGGAATCGCAGTAGTCGACAATGACGAATGCGTGGAATGCGGTGCATGCGAAGAGGCGTGCCCGAACCAGGCAATTAAAGTAGAAGAGTAA
- a CDS encoding CobW family GTP-binding protein, which yields MKVMIIGGFLGSGKTTTILKIIRQLSNAGKKTAIIVNEIGEIGLDGDILTRPGIVTKELTSGCICCTLRISMQYTLQTLEEEFMPDVVIIEPTGIAFPGQIREEIETMGLSELSFAPIVTLVDPGRFGTEAKEIPRFIETQIKDAEILCINKIDVTPVETVLATEKMLYEMNPEARILKFSAKHEDEQFEKLLFHLTVPGFKKPPQEKKNSIELSEVSAYSALYTLGSRDFSPEESVHFVEENLQTIQDRVRELNPEFIGHVKLSMKLPKSAVKGSITSSKEVPQVELLPARENANIELRLLSAITKVPKYKLVEIIESTIEGNLEKSGFIFEKEVHEHDTNAHAESHGEHENEQICKVNIYRKDD from the coding sequence ATGAAAGTCATGATCATAGGAGGTTTTCTCGGAAGCGGGAAAACAACCACTATACTGAAAATCATCAGACAGCTCAGTAACGCAGGGAAGAAGACTGCAATTATTGTAAATGAAATAGGGGAAATTGGGCTTGATGGGGATATTCTTACAAGACCTGGAATTGTAACCAAGGAGCTTACAAGCGGCTGCATTTGCTGTACACTCAGGATAAGCATGCAGTATACCCTTCAGACTCTTGAAGAAGAGTTTATGCCTGACGTTGTTATTATCGAGCCGACAGGAATCGCCTTCCCTGGTCAGATACGAGAAGAAATCGAAACAATGGGACTCTCTGAGCTCTCCTTTGCCCCGATAGTAACCCTTGTAGATCCTGGCAGGTTCGGGACTGAGGCAAAAGAGATCCCGAGGTTTATAGAGACGCAGATAAAAGATGCTGAAATTCTCTGCATAAACAAGATCGATGTAACTCCTGTAGAAACTGTCCTGGCTACTGAGAAAATGCTCTATGAGATGAACCCTGAAGCCCGGATTCTGAAATTTTCCGCAAAACATGAAGATGAGCAATTCGAAAAGCTGCTTTTCCATCTCACTGTGCCGGGATTTAAAAAGCCTCCCCAGGAAAAGAAAAACTCCATTGAACTTTCTGAAGTTTCGGCTTACTCAGCTCTCTATACCCTTGGATCACGGGATTTCAGTCCTGAAGAAAGTGTACATTTCGTAGAAGAAAACCTTCAGACCATTCAGGATAGGGTTCGGGAACTTAATCCTGAGTTTATAGGGCATGTAAAGCTTTCCATGAAACTTCCAAAATCTGCGGTTAAGGGCAGCATAACCTCATCTAAAGAAGTGCCTCAGGTAGAGCTTCTTCCTGCTCGGGAAAATGCGAACATAGAACTCAGACTGCTTTCCGCAATTACAAAGGTCCCAAAATATAAACTCGTAGAGATAATTGAAAGTACTATTGAAGGAAATCTGGAGAAATCAGGTTTTATCTTCGAAAAAGAGGTTCATGAGCATGATACTAATGCTCACGCTGAGAGTCATGGTGAACATGAAAATGAACAAATATGCAAGGTTAATATATATAGGAAAGATGATTAA
- a CDS encoding radical SAM protein, with product MQSKLLTPEIKAFLISIGSVSIDPSLIPWSRGSTAGPGAGTSSVFFRSGKKRVRLSINKASPLSILKVEGEGGVGVFYQGKEIVRGKLEPAPAHCPDQAFITLCERCVFDCKYCPVPKLQGHVKSDEEVLNIIDEVLRAGNLKAISLTSGVETSVEGEVERVIKLLPALKKYNVPIGVSVYPTEGCSRKFYEAGASEVKYNVETMDREIFKKVCGDLSFDYILDRLREAVDVFGKNRVFSNFIIGLGESDDSVRDGIETLAQIGVIPVLRPVNPHPLRAGDCFTERPSPERLLKLAKLEAEILKKYGLDPRLAKTMCLKCTGCDLVPFIDF from the coding sequence ATGCAAAGTAAGCTACTTACGCCGGAAATAAAAGCTTTCCTTATTTCCATAGGTTCGGTTTCCATAGACCCTTCGCTTATCCCATGGTCTCGGGGTTCAACTGCGGGTCCGGGAGCAGGTACAAGTTCAGTGTTTTTCAGGTCGGGAAAAAAACGGGTACGGCTCAGCATAAATAAAGCCTCTCCACTTTCAATTTTGAAAGTTGAAGGTGAAGGAGGTGTTGGAGTTTTCTATCAAGGAAAAGAAATTGTACGGGGAAAACTTGAACCTGCGCCTGCACACTGTCCTGATCAGGCATTTATAACCCTTTGTGAAAGGTGCGTGTTTGACTGCAAATACTGCCCTGTGCCCAAATTGCAGGGGCACGTTAAGAGTGACGAAGAAGTCCTGAATATAATCGATGAGGTTTTGCGAGCAGGAAATCTGAAAGCTATTTCCCTTACGTCTGGAGTTGAAACCTCAGTAGAAGGAGAAGTTGAACGTGTGATTAAGCTTCTTCCTGCTCTCAAAAAATACAATGTCCCTATTGGGGTTTCGGTGTACCCTACTGAAGGGTGTTCCAGAAAATTCTATGAGGCAGGAGCTTCTGAAGTCAAGTACAATGTTGAGACTATGGATCGGGAGATCTTCAAAAAAGTCTGCGGAGACCTTTCCTTTGATTATATTCTGGATAGACTCCGAGAAGCTGTTGATGTTTTCGGGAAAAACCGGGTTTTCAGTAATTTTATAATAGGGCTTGGGGAAAGTGACGATTCGGTAAGAGATGGAATTGAGACCCTTGCACAAATAGGAGTGATTCCTGTCCTGCGGCCGGTAAACCCGCATCCTCTGAGAGCAGGAGATTGCTTTACGGAACGTCCGTCCCCTGAGCGCCTTTTAAAGCTTGCAAAGCTTGAAGCCGAAATACTCAAGAAATACGGGCTCGATCCGAGGCTTGCAAAGACAATGTGCCTGAAATGCACAGGTTGTGATCTTGTTCCTTTTATTGATTTTTAA